Proteins from one Mercurialis annua linkage group LG7, ddMerAnnu1.2, whole genome shotgun sequence genomic window:
- the LOC126657664 gene encoding condensin complex subunit 2 isoform X2 encodes MADILSPNATLKQRLPRIQSPNAPFFLGSNDDKLERAQARAARAAAIRRKLVASNATQQAADSDPCLDKQQILVLFQNCIKLASENKINQKNTWELNLIDHLCEIIKVEEEEDVETNFQKASCTLEAGVKIYSLRVDSVHSEAYKVLGGINRAGQDNEQDDITGDANTDNSQEEGQPKKDTERKISPLSTLESSFEALNVKKFDAAFAVDPLYHQTSAQFDEGGAKGLLLNNLGVYGGCRVLFDSLEVPGKFTSCENQQERQDTIDLSFAREHVEQMVLNMKTRDEICPTLGNIINHFDEDNRRSSDTFSSLQKSPHQVEKDDETYSQEADVGGNAFDDGESWSFERDEQTSVVDDEPNGADPSSSNLYEETEPFSYSPDTDDRFDKVDSFLFFSLGFTAKQNAWAGPDHWKFRKAKGPESHSSTEKGSPLPSKKPKTKKQAELDIDFTKALEENLPDIFTPPKNAKSLLLPATRAPCNTTLPEDCHCQPEDLVKLFLLPNIMCLGKRRRKSQDQLKQQSDDYGAEPTWDEGSFCGGEVDDGNACSDEEDPNTLVSQPRQVNKIEVQYDKTSKQVDVQVLKETLWHHIEESPKMSFEDEEEAISFKNLLSSFPKECNASANIKDISPHLCFICVLHLANEHGLSIHGCPTLDDLSIHLPQTNDL; translated from the exons atggcaGACATTCTAAGCCCAAATGCAACCCTAAAGCAGAGACTTCCCAGAATCCAATCCCCTAATGCTCCCTTCTTCCTGGGCTCCAACGACGACAAACTCGAGCGTGCTCAGGCACGCGCCGCCCGTGCTGCCGCTATTCGCCGGAAGCTCGTCGCCTCCAACGCCACTCAACAAGCAGCAGACTCCGATCCTTGCCTCGACAAGCAGCAAATTCTCGTTCTTTTTCAAAATTGTATCAAACTCGCCAGTGAAAAT aaaataaatcaaaagaaTACATGGGAATTGAATTTGATTGATCATCTTTGCGAGATTATTAAGGTTGAAGAAGAGGAAGATGTTGAGACTAATTTTCAAAAg GCCAGTTGCACCCTAGAAGCTGGAGTTAAAATCTACTCATTACGGGTGGATTCTGTGCATTCGGAAGCATACAAGGTCCTTGGTGGGATCAATAGAGCAGGTCAAGATAATGAACAAG ATGATATCACGGGGGATGCCAATACTGATAATTCACAAGAAGAAGGGCAACCCAAAAAAGATACAGAACGAAAG ATTTCACCTTTGTCAACACTCGAATCATCCTTTGAGGCTCTTAATGTGAAGAAATTTGATG CTGCATTTGCTGTAGATCCCCTCTATCATCAGACATCTGCACAATTTGATGAAGGTGGAGCTAAGGGTCTTTTGTTGAACAATCTTGGAGTCTATGGTGGATGTCGAGTGCTATTTGATTCACTAGAAGTACCAGGGAAGTTCACATCATGTGAAAATCAACAGGAAAGACAAGATACAATTGATCTGTCTTTTGCTAGAG AACACGTTGAACAAATGGTACTAAACATGAAAACCAGGGATGAGATTTGCCCAACTCTGGGAAATATAATCAATCATTTTGATGAAGATAATAGAAGGTCATCAGACACTTTTTCTTCTCTCCAGAAATCTCCTCACCAGGTTGAGAAAGATGATGAAACCTACAGTCAAGAAGCTGATGTTGGTGGTAATGCATTTGATGATGGTGAGTCCTGGTCTTTTGAACGTGATGAACAAACAAGTGTTGTAGATGATGAGCCTAATGGTGCAGATCCATCATCTTCAAATCTTTACGAG GAAACGGAACCATTTTCATACAGCCCCGATACTGACGACAGATTCGACAAAGTTGATAGCTTTTTGTTTTTTAGTTTGGGATTCACGGCCAAGCAAAATGCTTGGGCGGGTCCTGATCACTGGAAATTTCGGAAAGCTAAAG GTCCAGAGTCTCATTCTTCTACTGAAAAAGGATCGCCATTACCTTCTAAGAAACCCAAGACTAAGAAGCAAGCAGAACTTGATATTGATTTCACGAAAGCCTTGGAAGAAAATTTGCCGGATATCTTTACCCCTCCTAAAAATGCCAAGTCATTACTTTTACCAGCAACAAGAGCACCGTGCAACACAACATTGCCTGAAGATTGCCACTGTCAACCAGAAGACTTGGTTAAATTATTTCTTTTGCCTAATATAATG TGTCTTGGGAAGAGACGCCGTAAGTCCCAag ATCAACTGAAACAGCAGTCAGATGATTATGGAGCCGAGCCAACATGGGATGAAGGAAGCTTTTGTGGTGGCGAAGTTGATGATGGAAATGCCTGCAGTGATGAGGAAGACCCTAACACACTTGTTTCTCAACCTCGCCAG GTAAACAAAATTGAAGTTCAGTATGACAAAACTTCAAAGCAAGTTGACGTGCAGGTACTGAAGGAAACCTTATGGCATCATATAGAAGAATCTCCGAAAATGTCTTTTGAG GATGAAGAAGAAGCAATATCATTCAAGAATCTACTGTCAAGCTTCCCAAAAGAATGCAATGCTAGTGCAAATATAAAGGACATATCCCCACATTTATGTTTCATCTGCGTATTACATTTGGCAAATGAACATGGACTGAGCATCCATGGATGTCCCACTCTGGATGATCTCTCTATACATCTGCCTCAAACCAACGACTTGTAA
- the LOC126657664 gene encoding condensin complex subunit 2 isoform X1 produces MADILSPNATLKQRLPRIQSPNAPFFLGSNDDKLERAQARAARAAAIRRKLVASNATQQAADSDPCLDKQQILVLFQNCIKLASENKINQKNTWELNLIDHLCEIIKVEEEEDVETNFQKASCTLEAGVKIYSLRVDSVHSEAYKVLGGINRAGQDNEQDDITGDANTDNSQEEGQPKKDTERKISPLSTLESSFEALNVKKFDAAFAVDPLYHQTSAQFDEGGAKGLLLNNLGVYGGCRVLFDSLEVPGKFTSCENQQERQDTIDLSFAREHVEQMVLNMKTRDEICPTLGNIINHFDEDNRRSSDTFSSLQKSPHQVEKDDETYSQEADVGGNAFDDGESWSFERDEQTSVVDDEPNGADPSSSNLYEETEPFSYSPDTDDRFDKVDSFLFFSLGFTAKQNAWAGPDHWKFRKAKGPESHSSTEKGSPLPSKKPKTKKQAELDIDFTKALEENLPDIFTPPKNAKSLLLPATRAPCNTTLPEDCHCQPEDLVKLFLLPNIMCLGKRRRKSQDQLKQQSDDYGAEPTWDEGSFCGGEVDDGNACSDEEDPNTLVSQPRQVNKIEVQYDKTSKQVDVQVLKETLWHHIEESPKMSFEKDEEEAISFKNLLSSFPKECNASANIKDISPHLCFICVLHLANEHGLSIHGCPTLDDLSIHLPQTNDL; encoded by the exons atggcaGACATTCTAAGCCCAAATGCAACCCTAAAGCAGAGACTTCCCAGAATCCAATCCCCTAATGCTCCCTTCTTCCTGGGCTCCAACGACGACAAACTCGAGCGTGCTCAGGCACGCGCCGCCCGTGCTGCCGCTATTCGCCGGAAGCTCGTCGCCTCCAACGCCACTCAACAAGCAGCAGACTCCGATCCTTGCCTCGACAAGCAGCAAATTCTCGTTCTTTTTCAAAATTGTATCAAACTCGCCAGTGAAAAT aaaataaatcaaaagaaTACATGGGAATTGAATTTGATTGATCATCTTTGCGAGATTATTAAGGTTGAAGAAGAGGAAGATGTTGAGACTAATTTTCAAAAg GCCAGTTGCACCCTAGAAGCTGGAGTTAAAATCTACTCATTACGGGTGGATTCTGTGCATTCGGAAGCATACAAGGTCCTTGGTGGGATCAATAGAGCAGGTCAAGATAATGAACAAG ATGATATCACGGGGGATGCCAATACTGATAATTCACAAGAAGAAGGGCAACCCAAAAAAGATACAGAACGAAAG ATTTCACCTTTGTCAACACTCGAATCATCCTTTGAGGCTCTTAATGTGAAGAAATTTGATG CTGCATTTGCTGTAGATCCCCTCTATCATCAGACATCTGCACAATTTGATGAAGGTGGAGCTAAGGGTCTTTTGTTGAACAATCTTGGAGTCTATGGTGGATGTCGAGTGCTATTTGATTCACTAGAAGTACCAGGGAAGTTCACATCATGTGAAAATCAACAGGAAAGACAAGATACAATTGATCTGTCTTTTGCTAGAG AACACGTTGAACAAATGGTACTAAACATGAAAACCAGGGATGAGATTTGCCCAACTCTGGGAAATATAATCAATCATTTTGATGAAGATAATAGAAGGTCATCAGACACTTTTTCTTCTCTCCAGAAATCTCCTCACCAGGTTGAGAAAGATGATGAAACCTACAGTCAAGAAGCTGATGTTGGTGGTAATGCATTTGATGATGGTGAGTCCTGGTCTTTTGAACGTGATGAACAAACAAGTGTTGTAGATGATGAGCCTAATGGTGCAGATCCATCATCTTCAAATCTTTACGAG GAAACGGAACCATTTTCATACAGCCCCGATACTGACGACAGATTCGACAAAGTTGATAGCTTTTTGTTTTTTAGTTTGGGATTCACGGCCAAGCAAAATGCTTGGGCGGGTCCTGATCACTGGAAATTTCGGAAAGCTAAAG GTCCAGAGTCTCATTCTTCTACTGAAAAAGGATCGCCATTACCTTCTAAGAAACCCAAGACTAAGAAGCAAGCAGAACTTGATATTGATTTCACGAAAGCCTTGGAAGAAAATTTGCCGGATATCTTTACCCCTCCTAAAAATGCCAAGTCATTACTTTTACCAGCAACAAGAGCACCGTGCAACACAACATTGCCTGAAGATTGCCACTGTCAACCAGAAGACTTGGTTAAATTATTTCTTTTGCCTAATATAATG TGTCTTGGGAAGAGACGCCGTAAGTCCCAag ATCAACTGAAACAGCAGTCAGATGATTATGGAGCCGAGCCAACATGGGATGAAGGAAGCTTTTGTGGTGGCGAAGTTGATGATGGAAATGCCTGCAGTGATGAGGAAGACCCTAACACACTTGTTTCTCAACCTCGCCAG GTAAACAAAATTGAAGTTCAGTATGACAAAACTTCAAAGCAAGTTGACGTGCAGGTACTGAAGGAAACCTTATGGCATCATATAGAAGAATCTCCGAAAATGTCTTTTGAG AAGGATGAAGAAGAAGCAATATCATTCAAGAATCTACTGTCAAGCTTCCCAAAAGAATGCAATGCTAGTGCAAATATAAAGGACATATCCCCACATTTATGTTTCATCTGCGTATTACATTTGGCAAATGAACATGGACTGAGCATCCATGGATGTCCCACTCTGGATGATCTCTCTATACATCTGCCTCAAACCAACGACTTGTAA
- the LOC126654476 gene encoding uncharacterized protein LOC126654476 isoform X2 codes for MLRYKEKRWDSKRMFDSGGMPSSHSATVTALAMAIGLQEGTGSPAFAIAVVLACVVMYDATGVRLHAGRQAELLNQIVCEFPPEHPLSSVRPLRELLGHTPLQVVVGSLLGCIVAYLMRSTD; via the exons ATGCTCAGGTATAAAGAAAAGAGATGGGATTCTAAAAGAATGTTCGACTCTGGCGGAATGCCGTCTTCTCATTCCGCTACCGTGACCGCACTAGCGATGGCTATAGGCCTACAAGAAGGGACGGGATCGCCGGCTTTTGCAATTGCGGTTGTCTTAGCCTGTGTG GTGATGTATGATGCCACAGGTGTCAGGCTTCATGCTGGGCGGCAAGCTGAG TTGCTAAATCAAATTGTCTGCGAGTTTCCTCCTGAACACCCATTATCCAGTGTTAGACCACTGCGTGAATTACTTGGGCACACTCCACTTCAG GTTGTGGTTGGATCCTTGTTGGGATGCATTGTAGCATACCTTATGAGAAGCACAGACTAG
- the LOC126654476 gene encoding uncharacterized protein LOC126654476 isoform X1 gives MDEVMTVADAVSSSRTAAQTTSSSSSTASSLSVLPSNLPLLSAFLSCALAQFFKIFTNWYKEKRWDSKRMFDSGGMPSSHSATVTALAMAIGLQEGTGSPAFAIAVVLACVVMYDATGVRLHAGRQAELLNQIVCEFPPEHPLSSVRPLRELLGHTPLQVVVGSLLGCIVAYLMRSTD, from the exons atGGATGAGGTCATGACAGTCGCCGATGCAGTTTCCTCCTCGCGAACCGCCGCTCAAACGACGTCGTCTTCATCATCTACGGCCTCATCGTTGTCCGTGTTACCGAGTAACCTCCCTCTCCTCTCCGCTTTTCTCTCCTGCGCACTTGCCCAGTTCTTTAAGATCTTCACCAATTG GTATAAAGAAAAGAGATGGGATTCTAAAAGAATGTTCGACTCTGGCGGAATGCCGTCTTCTCATTCCGCTACCGTGACCGCACTAGCGATGGCTATAGGCCTACAAGAAGGGACGGGATCGCCGGCTTTTGCAATTGCGGTTGTCTTAGCCTGTGTG GTGATGTATGATGCCACAGGTGTCAGGCTTCATGCTGGGCGGCAAGCTGAG TTGCTAAATCAAATTGTCTGCGAGTTTCCTCCTGAACACCCATTATCCAGTGTTAGACCACTGCGTGAATTACTTGGGCACACTCCACTTCAG GTTGTGGTTGGATCCTTGTTGGGATGCATTGTAGCATACCTTATGAGAAGCACAGACTAG